aaatcaaacatctatcttgaattttgaacaataaagaatttatcaaaaattcaCTGGAGGGAGTTAGAGAAATGATTCTTATCCAAAAATCATTGGAATGGAGTTAAAAGACTACAGTGACCTTGTCATACAATATTAGGCACGATTTAGTGTAGCTTTCCCACTTAAGCTTTCCCTCCAAAACTAAACCATTCCCTCCATGTATTGATTAGTAAGTTTTGACATAGATTAGTGTGTTTAAAAGAAGctttacaacacatcatcatagatTAGTGTGTTTTAAAAAAAGCTTTACAAAACAAAACCATTCCCTCCATAATTTCAGCTTCTATTATACTCTTCATCTACAACACAAATTAATGAGTACTCCAaccgtttcaaaaagaataacctattttttttagtttgtttcaaaaacaatgacccttttcttttttgacacactttaatttcaattttcctCGTGGTATATTTTAGTACATTTGataaaactttaatttagaatcataaaattgaaaagtcttttttattttcttaaattttgtgtcaaattaaattaaatcattatttttaaaacgGAGGCAGTACTTGTGATTCAAATTTACTCATTCACCTAATCTTTCAAATATTGATTATGCAGAAAACTGACATGTTTTGCTTCTGAAAATTGGGTTTAGCAACGATGAAAATTGGGTTTAGCAACGATGATAGTGTGTAAAAGTAATTAATGTAAAGTGTacaataggaaaaaaaaatctttatttttttaatatattaaatatgacaattaaaaaaataaattacttgaAAAATCGTTTCGTTGCTTTCACCTATAGAGAATTGTACTACTGTTTAAACTAATGCACCATTCCCGAGGAGTGCATCGATTTACGAATATTTGACTTGATTTTGTATACCCAACAAAGATGAATACTGCATCggtttttatcaaatttatataaatgtcgaagtatataaattttaactaataatttaaaatatatgtttttatCATGTATTTCCACGCTTTATTTTATGTAGCACtgtttgatttgatatgatgttaaaaaaaatatttttgaaacttgtgatctaaaaaaaaatcttagatATTTGAATAGttgtaaatcatttcattaaggataaaatataaattttagaattaaattattttttattatagtaTAGTGACATTCTTTTTTGAGAcggaataaaagaaaaaaatactatataAAATGGGATGAAAggagtataatttttttttagatctaaattttgaatataaaatatcgaattaatcaaatctaatttaattttgaaaatgagtcaAATTTACTTTGAAAAAAACCATAACAACTAATTCGAAAGGCAAAGAGCAATAATTTGGATGACAATTTAATTTCTAGCGAAGTACCATCTCAATAATCAcacaaaactttaaaaaaaaataggtagATTAAATAAAGGAATTCACATTAACTTTTTGACTACATTTCCCAGGACGATTTACAATCCTGATTATTAATTCACTTAATCAATtcatataattataaaatcaaaagaacaaaaaaaaaggaattgtGAGAGTTACAGTAAACTATTGAAATATGGCACACCAGTTTGTGGCAACCAATCATCTCCTACTAGAAAACCAGATATTGTAAAATTAACAGCATCAGTAGCATTCAACATTCGAATTGCAGGCCATGTAACTCTGCCTGTAGTATTTGATCCAGGTCCAGTGTTATTAAACTCTGCATAATACGACGTATTTAGCGCGAAATCTCCAGACCAATCGTGCCATCCCGTTGGATGAATAAATCCATCCATATAAGATTGCATATAAATTGTCCTAGAGTACTCTTTCCATGGCCTACCAAGATATGTATTCGTGGTACCATCACTCAATAACAAATCATCTGCAGGTCTAATTGTGCAATTTTGTATCGAAATTCCCGTGTTTTGGTTTATATCTGTTCTGCCCTGAGCTGTTATCGCGTTGAATTGATTGACCATAGGAAGTCGAGGGTGCATGTTGCAGTTTTGGAAAACTGCAGCAGCGTTACCAAATATGAAATCGACTGTGCCATATATGTCACACTCTCTGTAAAATTGTCTTAGAGAATGTACGTATAATGTGTCTTGATACGCCTCGAAACTACAACTGTAGAATGTGGATAAATCAGCACCATTTCGAACTGCAACTGCTTGATGTTTGATTGCTCCTGCTGTGTTTTGGAATGTTATGTTAACCGCGACGAATCCTAGACCAACCACGGCTGCAGAAGTACACACAAATATGTTGTTAGATAACAACCATGGTACAAAATTAAGTACAACattaattttgataaaataactGTGTTTTTCCTTTGTTGGTGTAAAATCAAGTCTTAAGCCTAACTCGCACCCCAAAAGGTAGCTCTAAGGGATGAGTATTGTTCAAGCTTTATAAAAAATTCACCCATCTCATTAACCACCAGTGTAGAACTTTTGTCATTCTTCAACATCCATATCAAGCCAATATCATCTAAAATCAAGTTTTGGGCCTAACTTACACCCTAAAAGCTAGTTAGCTCTAAGAGATGAGGATTGCTCAAGCTTTATAAAGAGTCCACATATCTCATTAACCACTAATGTGTAACTTTTGGCATTCTTCTACGGTTGGTTTGTATGATTCATGAGTTCGAGATGTGAAAACAATCTCTTTGTAAAGTACAGGATGGATGCGTATGCAACTCTCATCCGACTAGAGAcctattcataatttaaatttgatgtATTCGACTTTTAAAAGTAAGAGTTTAGAatctaaatatttaataaaattttagcaTGTTGAAAATGATGGGTTCAGatgaaaacgtaaaaataaGACGCAGGTACTTACAAAATGTGGAAGAGTTGAATGTTGTCCATCCATCAACAAAACTATGGTTGCCCGTTATGATCGTTTGATTAATTCCATCACCAATCATCATCAAATACTTCTTGTACTTAGGAATTGCAACATACTCCTCATATACACCTTGTGTGATATATATAAGAAAGTACCCTGACTGAACTTTTGTATTATTTGGTGCAGCAGCAACAGCATCACTAATTGTAGTGAAATTCCCACTTCCATCCTGATTCACAATCACAATGTCACTTACAACTACCTGATCATTTTCTTGTAGCAGCTTCCTCTTGCCTACCGTCTCGAAAATCGCTTTGTTTCGTGCTGACATTTTCAAAGGCAATCGTCCATTTTTGAACAATTGCTTTTTATCATGACGAATTTTCGGCCCCTTTTTCTTGTTCGGTACCCACCCTTTAGTGAAAAGAGCTAAAGCGACACTATAAAGTTTGGTATCATTAGAAAGTGGAGCAACTAGACCATTTCTCAAACTCCAAGCAGATGATGTCTCTTGaagtccatccaaacaagtTTGTGTGTTTGTCAAAAGTGCGCTTAGCATAGTTTGAACATCGTCAGCTTGTAAAACAGGGAGAATTTTCGACGTCGTGTTGACGGTTTTAAATGAACTTGACAAATAATCCATGTTGAGTACTGCTAGAAATTGACAATCTTCTAGCGCACGGACAGCGGTGATTGTTAATTGTTTGGATTTGTGAAGGTATTTTTCGATTAGGGATAAGAATTTACGAGCGGAAGAGAGTGATTTTTGGACGGATTTTCGACCGTAGCCGTATACATTTTCATTGGGGGAACCTGAAGGAGGGAGAACAGAGGATTTACAAAAGGAAGGATAAGGAGTGGATTTGCAAATAACAGAGGGAGGAACAGGGGTGTTTGGAGGAGCATCAGCAGCAAATAAAATTGGGACAAGTAGCAAAAGTGTAGTGCAACAAAGgatgaaatgaacaaaaaagaAATTGCAATTTTTTGCCATGGCTTTTGATATACACATGAAATGGTGATTATAGTTGCATgaagtttcttcttttttttttttgttggaatGGTTGGATGGATAGTGGAATATATATAGCAAAAAAGAAATAGCtagttgtaattttttttttggctacATGCACAAGACTTACAGTACGTAGTAATAAAGTATTCTATAACAATTGGATGGAAGTCAAACCAGTTATTTGCATGGCTTTTTTCCTTGAAAGCGCGTTGATCTTGAAGTATTGAATATGGAGTTTGTAGTATTTATTATGAATGTATTGATTGGGTTCAAACAACTATGCGGAGACGGAAACAAAATTTTAACGTATGAGTTTTCAATTTTAGAACGATAATTTTAAGCGTTAATAATTGAGTTTTAAATTTAGTACTCTATAcagaatttattaaaataaatatacttGAATTCGGCTAAATTTATATCTAGGTTTCTACTTCTGCCCCTGATTTCTTGTCTAGTGCATTATTAGTACTTCCCAAATCTAACGAGGAGCATAGTGCTACAGTAATTCatccattttaaaaataatgacttattttcttttttagtctgtttaaaaaataatgacttattttctttttttaccaCACTTTAATTTAAACTTTCCACGTGATATATTTAAGATTATATGATTAAAGAACATTTAGATACATttaacataactttaatttagaatcataaaattaaaaaaaattctttatttttttaaacttcatatcaaattaaattagtcCATTCGAAGTTTGCTACATTTGTTTGTGCATCGTTTGTCAACGAAGTTAGCACATGCCAACTTGGTTTAGGTTATACACGTCCCCTGCAGACGATAAGACACTAAAAATGCTGAGATTAATTTTGTATATTTAAATGCGGATTTAAAATGTTAAATTTATGGAttgataataaattatttagtgCTCtctccataatttttttttagagtcAAACAATAGAACTTTGAATAACattttaagatgtattttttcatcatatttatatgaaaaaaaatttaaaattatataatttaatttagctttaaaaattagtcaaattgactCTCGAAAAACAgaacatgacaactaaaaaggaATGGAGAGAATatatattaagtaattttttttaattatagttatAAAGTTTAAACTAAACCtattgaattttattgaattcgTAACTTTAATAGTAGCTCTGCCACCGTATACATTGATGTAATTTTTTTACTGCATTGATAATGTTGACCTATAGACTATAAAATGTTCTAGTAccattaaaattgaataataatCTGATACGATCCATGAAATTATATTgatattacaaaaaaaaaaattgcatcgACATGAGTATACATTCAGTAATTTAAATTATCCTAATTAATAACCACCCAAGATGAAAAAAGAGTTTCGCTAATAAGCActtcttttcttcttgttttccTATCAGTCATTGTATATCATAGATTTTTGCCGTCCATCCCTTCTCCAAATTCCGCATATAATTAAGGTTTAATGCATCAGGTTCTTTTTATATATCTATTATGCAGTTAAATCTTTCTACAATTATATCGTTTGTCTTTTTTTGATTGTTAATTATAACGAAGTGTTATTATTACTCATTAACAGTTAGCAACcgcaataataaaaacaattttTTGAAGTGATTGGTCTTTTCTTTGCTCAATcacattaaaaatatatttaattgatGGGTGACAATAATATATTGAAACTTAGGGCATATACTTTAGttgatattaaaattatgtgaattaattGTGTAGACACTTTTTATTTAGTTTAGGTATACAACAGTTATGAAACAATTATGCTAAATTATggaattacataattttaattatgaatgCAAACCAAATCTGaattaaatttaatgaaatttgaATTATGTCGATTCTATCGAGACAAATTAAACGAATCATCTGTCTATATATTCCAAATTAATTACTTCCAAACCAGCTTAATGACGGTTAATAATTAAGAGTAGCACAAATTCTAACTATGCAGCTAGAGTTGTtgaaattttcttatttctttccatctAATGATCATTATTATTCCCCTAAATCACTACTTCctccattccatattaagtaaatttttgaggaatttttcattgttcaaagtttaagatagatgtttgaaacttttttcatatttgtcctttcatttattgaatttttatattttcttcacactacttgcaaagttatatttatgattttacaaaggacAATAGTGAAaagtatggttcaaattatgtccttaaatatttttcttaatatatgtgtattacttcacaaattcacttaatgTGTAATGGAGGGAGTACGAACCAAATCATTAATTATTACCGTGTCGCAATGGTGAGTGAAAATAAAATCGAAACCTCGAGCATATTTGTCACGAATCACTCATTTTAGAAGGAaaaaacattttgatttattaaaataataaataaaaggaaaaaaatactgaacgagttaaaaaaataatatttgggtgaatattttttaataaataattattgattttagcgatactttttatttattaccatttatagtaatacatagcaatactatgataaatatgatatgtattaaaagtgaattatgcatgtaatataaatgtattataaatgttttaaaatatattatgtttgtttagtaagaaattgacacaacgtattataagtgtattaaaatgTACGATAAATGTACTACTCTcaaataaaacttgtattatatatattttataaattattctcgataatatatattaaaactgtattataaatattcagaaaaaaatattattactataaatagcaaatatctttttaatatgatatatttatgtaaatttcctttaaaaaaaCGTAGACGTAGCAAAGAGGATCACGTGTTTGGAGTTTCGGCACGTTATATTTAGTCAACATGTACAGCTAAGAGATTGGAGTATCCTTTTTAATTCATGGATTATAAGTTGAAATAGTCAAATCGAACAATATGATATTTATCTATTGAGTTAACACACTCaaattattctaaaaataaggatatataattatatttagtAAGTGAAATAATTAGAACATGAAGAAATATGTTGGCAAGCTGctttaatttaataattgtATAAAAGTTGTATTGTATCCGGTTTTAGGTTCGAAAGTAATAACCGGATACGTAATAGTAAAATCAGcttatgaaaatatgatttaatCGACGTTTAAAGCCACTCTTTCTTCATGTTTAACAACTTCATAGTGATGAGTTCGCTAGCTCTATGATTAAAACTTCAAGTTTAacaatttttgatttttgagtAGAAGGTTTTTCCACGAGGcaaacaagattcaaaagttcaAACTACGCATTTTAAGATTATTGagtataattttttgatgattcatttaatttattaatttagctCGTCTTGCTCGTTCAAATTCAGCTCAAATTAGGTAAAACAACTCTACATACttatcacaatcaagaatataaTAGTATTgactcctcctcttcttcttctttttttttttttaataatttcattaaaaaggaaaatgttttctctCTTAGTTCTTCTTATCTATCATTTAAGGCTCGACATACATACAATAtacattaagaaaaataattcattAGACATTTAGCATAAGAGTATTTGActaaattatccttatcacGATCTCCAAATAAGGGTTAAATTAAATAACAACACAATATTTTGCTTTTCTTAAATGACAACACCAAACTTTTTTTTGTAGCTAAAGAGACAAAATAAATGGACTAGATACTAAAGAGTACTCATAGTCATAGGTATATTTATTGGTATATAAGCCTAAATTAAATAAACACTAAAAGGTGTAGGCTTAACTAGCTAGGATATAAGTGATGCACCAACTTTTGTTGACAAAAGTAGCATAATAAAGATACTAATTAAGTAGCATGTGATAGAGACATATTTATTCCTTTCCAAACTACTGTACTTAGGTacatatgatatgattaatTAAATCAAACATTTGACAATAAATCCTCCTTTCTTTTTGTCTATTCTTGCTCAAGCCAAACTATTACACCTACTTACTTTGACATTGGTAGCTACTAGATTTCTAGATTTAGAATTTGGTTGGATTACAGATTATATATTACTCTctccatttatttttacttatccattataataaatatctaattttaCTTGTCTAATTTAGAAgatcaaatataatttattattttacacATATATAATccttactattttatttatcgCTTCTTAAAGTGTGTGTCAAGTCAAATATAAATAAGTAGTACATCGTAAATTTTTTAGTCATGTAGCTATTAGAGGtcttaatattttgatttacttttagggtgtgtttggtatttTTCCAAAGAAAtaagtaatttatattttttgtatttgataaccaagaaaaaaatattaattttccaaaaatgtatATGTAATTCAGGTAAATGTTATGGGTGTGGAGGTGGGGGTTGAGCAGGATTGGGATGTTGAGAATAGGTCGGCGATAATTAACATGAAACACAATTTATGAAACTTATTTTCTTTACACTCATaagtgaaattatttttctaatttttaattattttcaaaataattttaatcaatcaattgttaaaaaataaattaaaaaatattttcgaaACGATATTTTCCTCCCTACGAAAAACACACCTTTAAAAGTCAATATGCAAATCAATTCACAAACTGACAGAATGTCGAGAAAAAACACGTTTACGTTACTTAcaactaataataatactagTAAGCTTCCAATTAGAGTTACACCTCTGAACGatcgataaaaaataattatatttattaataaaacaaataaaaacatatactattattttatatcaagaaatatatatatttttatgtattttatatctttctaaaaaatatatatatatatatttctggTTATTATTTAAATGAACATTATTTATATCAATTTCTCTCTATATTTTTTGGCACTTTGCACTGACTTCCTGGTTTTGttgttttattattatcatatatttttggGAGTATTGACTGATTCAACATACTGGAAATATTTGTTTAGACTCgtttgatttcataaattaacTCAAAAGTCAACCATTATACTACTATTTACACCTATCAATAATTTTAGGATTTAATTCCTACTAgactatacaaaaaaaaaaactatcccATCGAAGTATTTTAATACATTACAACAGCATGTGTTACGTGTTCTAATTGATATTCTCTCCGATTCACATAATCTGATGTTTTTGTTTTGACACGCCCTTTAAAAAATTTACTTAATTACTCCTAAAAATTAAGGTTTTAGTTAAATTTGCTTTTGTTTGAGTTGATAACTACAAAGACCATTCATAGAGATTTAATTATTTGCACATAATCAAAGCAATAAAATATGACTATTCTCAATTAAACATGCATCTATATATGTTGGAATCAACATATACTCCAATGTGATCAAATGCATTTTAAGAAATACATAACAAGAGTATATATTTGATGTATTCATGGAAAATTGTAATTGAGAAAAACTTTTTTGAAATGTGTAAATAAGAAttaatttaaaaacataaaattattgGATTCTTGATTaggtaaaatattaattattttagagcAAAATGAAAAGCTAAAAACACTAATAGTACTCCCccttaatttcaaaataaaatgaattttcGAGATGTGATACATTCCTTTATAAGAAAGTTAATTAAAGACATTAATTAAAAGACAATTTATCAATATTCCTCTTTTAATCTGTTCTTCCTCAAACTTTTTTTAGAACTAGAAATATTCTTTAAAGATATGGgtaattttgaaaaagaaattattgacatatcttttgaactttgaaaattcattcattttgaattataaaaaaatgcTAAAAATTCATTTATTGGATTGGAGGAAATATGCACAAGAAGGGACTAGTGTAAATACTCCCTTTGATCTATCTTAAATGAAAGTTAGGGGCCCTTTGATAAAGTGTATCAGAATAACATGAATAAGGTATATTAGTAATGTTGAGATTAGTATGCTATGttggaattattttttattcaccGTGTTAGGTTTGCTTTATTAAAAATAGCAGTCATTACTTAACttctttaaaaaattgtttgtttacaaaaatatgtACCCTCACATTCTTTAGGTTTGTATACTTTGAGGGACTTCAAAGGCAATTTTATCTTTAATCATGcttatttatgtataaatataattcTGGCATTGTAATGTCGTGATTTGCTATGTATAAGAATTGTCTAAAAAAATGTATTAGTAATTATACATAGATTGAAAATACTATCAAATAAGCAAAGAGTGTAAATATAATACCAAAACTAAtactaaatattattttctttagtaCGTGCATCCTACCAAACGATC
This DNA window, taken from Solanum dulcamara chromosome 3, daSolDulc1.2, whole genome shotgun sequence, encodes the following:
- the LOC129882958 gene encoding probable pectinesterase/pectinesterase inhibitor 7: MCISKAMAKNCNFFFVHFILCCTTLLLLVPILFAADAPPNTPVPPSVICKSTPYPSFCKSSVLPPSGSPNENVYGYGRKSVQKSLSSARKFLSLIEKYLHKSKQLTITAVRALEDCQFLAVLNMDYLSSSFKTVNTTSKILPVLQADDVQTMLSALLTNTQTCLDGLQETSSAWSLRNGLVAPLSNDTKLYSVALALFTKGWVPNKKKGPKIRHDKKQLFKNGRLPLKMSARNKAIFETVGKRKLLQENDQVVVSDIVIVNQDGSGNFTTISDAVAAAPNNTKVQSGYFLIYITQGVYEEYVAIPKYKKYLMMIGDGINQTIITGNHSFVDGWTTFNSSTFSVVGLGFVAVNITFQNTAGAIKHQAVAVRNGADLSTFYSCSFEAYQDTLYVHSLRQFYRECDIYGTVDFIFGNAAAVFQNCNMHPRLPMVNQFNAITAQGRTDINQNTGISIQNCTIRPADDLLLSDGTTNTYLGRPWKEYSRTIYMQSYMDGFIHPTGWHDWSGDFALNTSYYAEFNNTGPGSNTTGRVTWPAIRMLNATDAVNFTISGFLVGDDWLPQTGVPYFNSLL